In one window of Comamonas testosteroni DNA:
- a CDS encoding vWA domain-containing protein gives MPQPERQAQSPQQPASVSWWGDARSGKLPINLLGFGRALRRAGLAVDAERLALAQQGLLLVDMRREDVAAALEAVLVSREQDLAVFRELFAAYFRNPEVAQQLLSQLLPGAPEAAKPRHRPRVQEALSAIHAARQTPASEESTLDAAMSASDRHRLQHADFNQLSASEYRLVQQLARDIRLPLPSYRSRRSELRASGLRVHWPASLKAAAATGGELASLKWRRRKRLPMPWLALVDVSGSMERYVRLLLAFLHQATSPRRYPQLRRHIFSMGTSLQELNRAFSHSDPDAMLAQLNRDIDDFGGGTCLGECLAQLRRQQARHLVGRRTLVLLVSDGLDTGDSALLERELQWLARHSARILWLNPLLRFDGYAPLAKGAAVLHRHSHAMLAVHNLQSLQQLAAHLAKLLQLPHRD, from the coding sequence ATGCCACAGCCTGAGCGGCAAGCGCAGTCGCCACAGCAGCCCGCAAGTGTGAGCTGGTGGGGGGACGCGCGCAGCGGCAAGCTACCCATCAATTTGCTGGGGTTTGGCCGAGCCCTGCGCCGTGCGGGGCTGGCCGTGGATGCCGAGCGCCTGGCGCTGGCCCAGCAAGGCCTGCTGCTGGTGGACATGAGGCGCGAGGACGTGGCCGCCGCGCTGGAGGCCGTGCTGGTTTCGCGCGAACAGGACCTGGCGGTCTTTCGCGAGCTGTTTGCGGCCTACTTTCGCAACCCCGAGGTGGCTCAGCAGCTTTTGAGTCAGCTGCTGCCGGGCGCGCCGGAGGCGGCCAAGCCGCGTCACCGGCCGCGTGTGCAGGAGGCCTTGTCGGCGATTCATGCCGCACGGCAAACACCCGCGAGCGAGGAGTCGACGCTGGATGCCGCCATGTCGGCCAGCGACCGGCACAGGCTGCAGCATGCGGATTTCAATCAGCTCAGTGCCAGCGAGTACCGCCTGGTCCAGCAACTGGCGCGTGATATCCGCTTGCCGCTGCCCAGCTATCGCAGTCGCAGAAGCGAGTTGCGCGCCTCGGGACTGCGCGTGCACTGGCCCGCCAGCCTGAAAGCTGCGGCAGCCACGGGCGGCGAGCTGGCAAGTCTCAAATGGCGCAGGCGCAAGCGGCTGCCCATGCCCTGGCTGGCGCTGGTCGATGTCTCGGGCTCCATGGAGCGCTATGTGCGTCTGCTGCTGGCATTTCTGCACCAGGCCACCAGCCCCCGGCGCTATCCGCAGCTGCGCCGCCATATCTTCAGCATGGGAACCAGCCTGCAGGAGCTGAACCGGGCTTTTTCCCATAGCGACCCCGATGCCATGCTGGCCCAGCTCAATCGCGACATTGACGATTTCGGCGGCGGTACCTGCCTGGGGGAATGCCTGGCGCAGCTGCGCCGGCAGCAGGCGCGCCATCTGGTGGGCAGGCGTACCCTGGTGCTACTTGTCAGCGACGGGCTGGATACCGGCGACAGCGCGCTGCTGGAGCGAGAGCTGCAATGGCTGGCTCGGCACAGCGCGCGCATTCTCTGGCTCAACCCCTTGCTGCGCTTTGACGGGTATGCCCCGCTGGCCAAAGGCGCGGCCGTGCTGCATCGTCACAGCCATGCCATGCTGGCCGTGCACAACCTGCAGTCATTGCAGCAACTGGCTGCGCATCTGGCAAAGCTGCTGCAGCTACCGCACCGAGATTGA
- a CDS encoding CoxG family protein — MEMHASRPLAVSQQQAWEALNDPQTLQQCLAGCEKFEDAGDGSYAVTMSVKIGPVSAKFNGRVTLSDVQPPKSYTIAFEGQGGVAGFGKGQAKVDLIPVDVRHCELHYEVQAQVGGKIAQLGQRLIDGAAKSMAEDFFARFEALMQQRHPSEQSEDECSAQEPDTRSWEHDAASTSYAPLDATPSAPPRESSGIPVWAWGLGAVIVLGALWLLSR; from the coding sequence ATGGAAATGCATGCCAGCCGTCCTCTTGCCGTGAGCCAGCAGCAAGCCTGGGAGGCGCTCAACGATCCGCAAACCTTGCAGCAATGCCTGGCCGGCTGCGAGAAGTTCGAGGATGCGGGCGATGGCTCCTATGCGGTGACCATGTCCGTGAAGATCGGTCCGGTATCGGCCAAGTTCAATGGCCGGGTCACGCTGTCAGACGTGCAGCCGCCCAAGAGCTACACGATTGCCTTTGAAGGGCAGGGCGGTGTGGCCGGCTTTGGCAAGGGCCAGGCCAAGGTGGATCTGATTCCCGTCGATGTACGGCACTGCGAGCTTCACTACGAGGTGCAGGCCCAGGTCGGCGGCAAGATTGCCCAGCTGGGCCAGCGCCTGATCGACGGCGCTGCCAAGAGCATGGCCGAGGATTTCTTTGCGCGCTTCGAAGCCTTGATGCAGCAGCGCCACCCGAGCGAGCAGTCCGAAGACGAATGCAGTGCGCAGGAGCCGGATACACGCTCCTGGGAACACGACGCGGCCTCCACCAGCTACGCCCCGCTGGACGCCACACCCTCGGCGCCGCCGCGCGAATCGTCTGGCATCCCGGTCTGGGCCTGGGGCCTGGGGGCTGTCATCGTGCTGGGCGCGCTCTGGCTGCTGAGTCGCTGA
- a CDS encoding nuclear transport factor 2 family protein translates to MTTERLTNHPEEAAVRVPLELYMRGHAEDNAEHMRAAFMPTARLESVREGPLTSWDLDFYCQRFKNTPAADEATRRRVIDSLDIVGTAAMAKVTLYHGAVTFTDYFVLLKTEQGWKIANKAFHAQPQ, encoded by the coding sequence ATGACCACCGAACGCCTGACCAATCACCCCGAAGAAGCCGCCGTGCGCGTGCCGCTGGAGCTGTATATGCGCGGCCATGCCGAAGACAATGCCGAGCATATGCGCGCAGCCTTCATGCCCACGGCCCGGCTGGAGTCCGTGCGCGAAGGCCCGCTGACATCCTGGGACCTGGACTTCTACTGCCAGCGCTTCAAGAACACGCCCGCTGCCGACGAAGCTACGCGTCGCCGCGTCATCGACTCCCTGGACATCGTGGGCACGGCCGCCATGGCCAAGGTCACGCTCTACCACGGTGCCGTGACCTTCACCGACTACTTTGTGCTGCTCAAGACCGAGCAGGGCTGGAAGATAGCCAACAAGGCTTTCCACGCCCAGCCTCAATAA
- a CDS encoding MdtA/MuxA family multidrug efflux RND transporter periplasmic adaptor subunit, with protein sequence MSSSSQLHPNRHSLQQGKVRPALLASVALALAAAGGGYWWYAQKQGASGDTSASAAPTQAAGGPGARAGRNGRAGPGGPGGPGGMSQAQPVSVGVVEQRDMRVLVSAIGTMNARATAVVRAKVSGELIKLNFKEGDEVKAGQLLAEIDPRSFAASLAQVQGSLARDQAQLKNAQLDLQRYKELQAQDSIARQQVDTQAALVRQLQGTVAADQGQVDAAKLQLSYTRITAPISGRLGLRQADLGNVVNPSDANGLVTISQIRPIDAVFSIPETHVGTLAQQLREGKVMPVELWDREQKQMLAKGQLNALDNTIDTTTGTVKAKASFENAERKLFANQFVNVKLQLRQIDQALVVPANAVQNNFVYLVKPDNTVTQRKITVGVTDGDYVSVRGELEPGDKVVTDGIDRLREGAQVTVVDSEKVNKVDQAVQDAANQPRGMMRNLSPEQREKVAKMTPEERKAFFQKLRAERGANGGNAGPGQGPRGTDARGDQPREAQGSPSKPEPKADAKPDAKPAAANEGRPQTGAERGEGGEARTERAEGRGDRPQLTPEQRAKLEALSPEERRAFFQKLRAEREANGQAGTAAGGTGR encoded by the coding sequence ATGTCCAGCTCATCCCAATTGCACCCCAATCGTCATTCTTTACAGCAGGGCAAGGTCCGGCCCGCCTTGCTTGCCAGTGTGGCGCTCGCGCTGGCAGCCGCTGGCGGTGGCTATTGGTGGTATGCGCAAAAACAGGGTGCAAGCGGCGATACGTCTGCATCTGCAGCTCCCACACAGGCAGCGGGCGGGCCCGGTGCACGCGCAGGGCGCAATGGCCGCGCAGGGCCGGGCGGTCCCGGCGGCCCCGGCGGCATGAGTCAGGCTCAGCCGGTGAGCGTAGGTGTGGTGGAGCAGCGCGACATGCGCGTGCTCGTCAGCGCCATCGGCACCATGAATGCACGTGCCACGGCCGTGGTGCGCGCCAAGGTTTCGGGCGAGCTGATCAAGCTGAACTTCAAGGAAGGTGACGAGGTCAAGGCCGGCCAGTTGCTGGCCGAGATCGATCCGCGCAGTTTTGCGGCCTCGCTGGCGCAGGTGCAGGGCTCTCTGGCGCGCGACCAGGCCCAGCTCAAGAATGCGCAGCTCGATCTGCAGCGCTACAAGGAGCTGCAGGCCCAGGACTCGATTGCCCGCCAGCAGGTCGATACCCAGGCCGCGCTGGTGCGCCAGCTGCAGGGCACGGTGGCGGCCGATCAGGGCCAGGTCGATGCGGCCAAGCTGCAGCTGAGCTATACCAGGATCACGGCCCCCATCTCGGGCCGCCTCGGTCTGCGCCAGGCCGACCTCGGTAACGTGGTCAATCCTTCCGACGCCAACGGGCTGGTGACGATCTCTCAGATTCGCCCCATCGATGCCGTCTTCTCCATTCCCGAAACCCATGTCGGCACGCTGGCCCAGCAGCTGCGCGAGGGCAAGGTCATGCCCGTGGAGCTCTGGGACCGCGAGCAAAAGCAGATGCTGGCCAAGGGCCAGCTCAATGCGCTGGACAACACCATCGACACGACCACAGGCACCGTCAAAGCCAAGGCTTCGTTCGAGAATGCCGAGCGCAAGCTGTTCGCGAATCAGTTCGTCAACGTCAAGCTGCAGCTGCGCCAGATCGATCAGGCGCTGGTCGTGCCCGCGAATGCGGTGCAGAACAATTTTGTCTATCTGGTCAAGCCCGACAACACGGTCACCCAGCGCAAGATCACCGTGGGCGTGACGGACGGTGACTATGTCAGCGTGCGCGGCGAGCTGGAGCCCGGCGACAAGGTGGTGACCGATGGCATCGACCGCCTGCGCGAAGGCGCCCAGGTGACGGTGGTGGACTCCGAAAAGGTCAATAAGGTCGACCAGGCCGTGCAGGATGCGGCCAACCAGCCGCGCGGCATGATGCGTAACCTCAGTCCCGAGCAGCGTGAAAAAGTCGCCAAGATGACGCCCGAGGAACGCAAGGCGTTCTTTCAGAAGCTGCGCGCCGAGCGCGGTGCCAATGGCGGCAATGCGGGTCCCGGCCAGGGACCGCGTGGCACGGACGCCCGTGGCGATCAGCCGCGCGAGGCGCAGGGCAGTCCCTCCAAGCCGGAGCCCAAGGCCGACGCCAAGCCGGACGCCAAGCCTGCTGCTGCGAACGAGGGCAGGCCCCAGACCGGCGCAGAGCGTGGTGAAGGCGGTGAGGCGCGCACGGAAAGAGCCGAGGGCCGGGGTGACCGTCCCCAGCTGACTCCCGAGCAGCGCGCCAAGCTGGAGGCCCTGTCGCCCGAAGAGCGCCGCGCTTTCTTCCAGAAGCTGCGCGCCGAGCGCGAAGCCAATGGCCAGGCCGGTACGGCAGCCGGCGGCACGGGTCGCTGA
- a CDS encoding MdtB/MuxB family multidrug efflux RND transporter permease subunit — MNLSRLFILRPIATSLLMVAVLISGILAYRLLPISALPEVDYPTIQVTTLYPGASPDVMTSNVTAPLERQFGQMPGLDQMSSTSSGGASVISLRFALDMSMDVAEQQVQAAINAGTNLLPSDLPMPPLYSKVNPADAPVLTLAVSSPSLPVIRINDLVENRLAPKLSQVKGVGLVAIAGARRPAVRIQANPAALASFGMTLDDVRTAISAANVKTAKGSFDGPNRASTIDANDQMQSAAEYRNLIIAFKNGNPVRLSDVAQTVDDAENTRLAAWSGTLETGSKSAVILNIRRQPGANVIDTVDAIKNLLPQLKETLPASIDVQVLTDRTVTIRASVKDMQFELALAIALVVMVIFLFLRSASATLIPSVAVPLSLVGTFGVMYLAGFSINNLTLMALTIATGFVVDDAIVMIENIARYVEKGEPPMQAALKGAKQIGFTIISLTISLVAVLIPLLFMGDVVGRLFHEFAITMTVAILISAVVSLTLTPMLCARLLRHQPEGEKSPAQSRGLGAAVARFFDKVIGEYGRMLTWVLDHSKLTWLVFIATLVVTVLLYFVVPKGFFPEQDTGTIAATTEADQSISFAAMAERQQALAEHLLKDPAVASISSFIGVDGTNTTLNTGRIQIDLKPHAQRERLPVVLKRLAEDSRAVPGIRLYAQPVQDLTIEDRQARTQYQLLLSSPDMNQLTASTRTLVERLQQLPQLLDVSSDLQNQGRQAYVQIDRAQASRLGVTVSSVDSALYNAFGQRLISTIFTQSNQYRVVLEVAPQFKIGPEALQNIYAASSNGAPVPLSSIATVSERPMALAVNHVGQLPAATISFNTASGVSLGHAVQAAQTIIAQLRDEGQIPLSVDTQFQGAALAFQASLSNTLLLVLAAIITMYIVLGVLYESTIHPITILSTLPSAGVGALLALLVSGLDLDIIAIIGIILLIGIVKKNAIMMIDFALDAQREEGMNARDAIYQACLLRFRPILMTTLAALLSALPMMLGTGVGSELRQPLGVTLVGGLLLSQLLTLFTTPVIYLTFENWAEGWRTRRGLSAVKHVPHSEAEVMGEAGDGGQDGARP; from the coding sequence ATGAATCTCTCGCGCCTCTTCATTCTCAGGCCCATCGCCACCAGCTTGCTGATGGTGGCGGTGCTGATCTCGGGCATTCTTGCCTACCGCCTGCTGCCCATCTCGGCCCTGCCCGAGGTGGATTACCCCACGATTCAGGTCACCACCCTCTACCCCGGGGCCAGCCCCGATGTGATGACCTCCAACGTCACGGCACCGCTGGAGCGCCAGTTCGGCCAGATGCCAGGGCTGGACCAGATGTCCTCGACCAGTTCGGGCGGCGCATCGGTGATCAGCCTGCGCTTTGCGCTCGATATGTCCATGGACGTGGCCGAGCAGCAGGTGCAGGCCGCCATCAACGCGGGCACCAATCTGCTGCCCAGCGACCTGCCCATGCCCCCGCTCTACAGCAAGGTCAACCCGGCCGATGCGCCGGTGCTGACGCTGGCCGTCAGCTCGCCTTCGTTGCCCGTCATCAGGATCAACGACCTGGTGGAGAACCGCCTCGCGCCCAAGCTCTCCCAGGTCAAGGGCGTGGGCCTGGTGGCCATTGCCGGTGCGCGCCGTCCGGCCGTGCGCATCCAGGCCAACCCGGCAGCGCTGGCCAGCTTCGGCATGACCCTGGATGATGTGCGCACCGCCATCTCTGCGGCCAACGTCAAGACCGCCAAGGGCAGCTTTGACGGCCCCAACCGCGCATCGACCATCGATGCCAACGACCAGATGCAGTCGGCGGCCGAGTACCGCAACCTGATCATCGCCTTCAAGAACGGCAACCCCGTGCGCCTTTCCGATGTGGCGCAGACCGTGGACGACGCCGAGAACACGCGCCTGGCCGCCTGGTCGGGCACGCTCGAGACCGGCTCCAAGTCGGCCGTGATCCTCAATATCCGCCGCCAGCCCGGCGCGAACGTGATCGACACCGTCGATGCCATCAAGAACCTGCTGCCCCAGCTCAAGGAGACTCTGCCCGCCTCCATCGACGTGCAGGTGCTGACCGACCGCACCGTGACCATTCGCGCCTCGGTCAAGGACATGCAGTTCGAGCTGGCCCTGGCCATCGCCCTGGTGGTGATGGTGATCTTCCTGTTCCTGCGCAGCGCATCGGCCACGCTGATTCCCAGCGTGGCGGTGCCGCTGTCGCTGGTAGGCACCTTCGGCGTCATGTATCTGGCGGGCTTTTCCATCAACAACCTCACGCTGATGGCCCTGACCATTGCCACGGGCTTTGTGGTGGACGATGCCATCGTGATGATCGAGAACATCGCCCGCTACGTGGAAAAGGGCGAGCCGCCCATGCAGGCCGCACTCAAGGGTGCCAAGCAGATCGGCTTCACCATCATCTCGCTGACCATCTCCCTGGTCGCGGTGCTGATTCCGCTGCTGTTCATGGGGGATGTGGTGGGGCGTCTGTTCCACGAATTCGCCATCACCATGACGGTGGCGATTCTGATCTCGGCCGTGGTTTCGCTTACGCTCACGCCCATGCTGTGCGCGCGCCTGCTGCGCCACCAGCCCGAGGGCGAGAAGAGCCCGGCGCAGTCCCGGGGCTTGGGCGCAGCCGTCGCACGCTTTTTCGACAAGGTGATTGGCGAATACGGCCGCATGCTGACCTGGGTGCTGGATCACAGCAAGCTGACCTGGCTGGTGTTCATCGCCACGCTGGTGGTCACGGTGCTGCTGTACTTCGTCGTGCCCAAGGGCTTTTTCCCAGAGCAGGATACGGGCACGATTGCCGCGACCACCGAGGCCGACCAGTCCATCTCCTTTGCCGCCATGGCCGAGCGCCAGCAGGCACTGGCCGAGCATTTGCTCAAGGACCCGGCCGTGGCCTCCATCTCCTCGTTCATCGGTGTGGATGGAACCAATACCACGCTCAATACCGGCCGCATCCAGATCGACCTCAAGCCCCATGCCCAGCGCGAGCGCCTGCCCGTGGTGCTCAAACGACTGGCCGAAGACTCCCGCGCCGTGCCCGGCATCCGCCTCTATGCCCAGCCCGTGCAGGATCTGACGATAGAGGACCGCCAGGCCCGCACCCAGTACCAGCTGCTGCTTTCCTCGCCGGACATGAACCAGCTCACGGCCAGCACCAGGACTCTGGTGGAGCGTCTGCAGCAACTGCCCCAGCTGCTTGATGTGAGCAGCGATCTGCAGAACCAGGGCCGCCAGGCCTATGTGCAGATCGACCGAGCCCAGGCCAGCCGCCTGGGCGTGACGGTCTCGTCGGTAGACTCGGCCCTCTACAATGCGTTCGGCCAGCGTCTGATCTCCACCATCTTCACGCAGTCCAACCAGTACCGCGTGGTGCTGGAGGTGGCGCCGCAGTTCAAGATCGGTCCCGAGGCCCTGCAGAACATCTATGCCGCTTCGAGCAACGGTGCGCCGGTGCCGCTGTCATCGATTGCCACGGTGAGCGAGCGCCCGATGGCGCTGGCCGTCAACCATGTGGGGCAGTTGCCGGCGGCCACCATTTCGTTCAACACCGCATCCGGCGTGTCGCTGGGTCATGCGGTGCAGGCAGCGCAAACCATCATTGCGCAGCTGCGCGACGAGGGGCAGATCCCGCTGTCCGTGGACACGCAGTTCCAGGGCGCGGCGCTGGCTTTCCAGGCCTCGCTCTCCAACACCCTGCTGCTGGTGCTGGCCGCCATCATCACCATGTACATCGTGCTGGGCGTGCTCTACGAGAGCACGATTCATCCGATCACGATTCTCTCCACCCTGCCGTCGGCGGGCGTGGGGGCGCTGCTGGCGCTGCTGGTGTCGGGGCTGGATCTGGACATCATCGCCATCATCGGCATCATCTTGCTGATCGGCATTGTCAAGAAGAACGCCATCATGATGATCGACTTCGCGCTGGACGCCCAGCGCGAGGAGGGCATGAATGCGCGCGACGCGATCTACCAGGCCTGTCTGCTGCGCTTCAGGCCGATTCTCATGACCACGCTGGCGGCCTTGCTGAGCGCGCTGCCCATGATGCTGGGAACGGGCGTGGGCAGCGAGCTGCGCCAGCCGCTGGGTGTGACCCTGGTGGGCGGTCTGCTGCTGAGCCAGCTGCTGACCCTGTTCACCACGCCGGTGATCTATCTGACCTTTGAAAACTGGGCCGAGGGCTGGCGCACCAGGCGTGGCCTGTCGGCCGTCAAGCATGTGCCGCACTCCGAGGCCGAAGTCATGGGCGAGGCAGGCGATGGCGGCCAGGACGGGGCGCGTCCATGA